One Thioclava sp. ES.031 genomic window, GCCCTACCAGACCCATATCGACACGACGAAGATCATGAACATCTCGCGCCGCGTGGCGCAGGTTTCGGGCTTCCCGGTGCAGTTCAACAAGGCGATCGTCGGCAAGAACGCCTTCCTGCACGAAAGCGGCATCCACCAGGATGGCGTGCTGAAGAACGTCGAGACCTTCGAGATCATGAAGCCCGCCGATATCGGCCTCAACGAGGCGAATATCGCAATGGGCAAGCACTCGGGCCGCGCCGCCCTGCGCGCGAAGCTCAAGGATCTGGGCTACGAGCTGGGCGACAACCAGCTCAAGGACGTCTTCGTCCGCTTCAAGGCGCTGGCCGACCGCAAGAAGGAAATCTACGACGAGGACCTGATCGCGCTGATGACCGACAGCGCCGCGAACACCGCCGATGACTACCTGCAGGTGAAATGGCTGCGCGTCGTCTGCGGCTCGGACGGGCAGGAAGCCGAGCTGAAGATGCTCGTCGATGGCGAGGAGAAATCCAGCAAGTGCCAAGGCGACGGTCCGGTCGACGCGGTCTTCAACTGCGTCAAGGAAATCTACCCGACGCAAGCGAAGCTGAAGCTCTATCAGGTGCATGCCGTGACCGAGGGCACTGACGCACAGGCGACCGTTTCGGTGCGCCTCGAGGAAGACGGGCGGATCGGCACCGGGGCCGCGTCGGATACCGACACGATCCTCGCGAGCGTGAAAGCCTATGTCGGCGCGCTCAACCGTCTGCGCTTCCGCAGCCAGAAAACCGCGCCCGACGCGGATGTGAAAACGGTGAGCTACAAGCTCTGAGCCGACCACAAGTTGCACAGGTTTCGGGCAGCCCGCGAAGGGCTGCCCATTTTCATTTCGACACCGCGCGAAATCGCCGATTTCAGCACGATTTCGTGACGTATCGCATATCTGTAATTTCAAGCGCTTTTTCCGAGCAAGATCCGCCCAAAATGTTGAAAAAGGTCAATCCCTTGGCCTAGCCTCAGCGGATAACCGCAGGGGGGCCTTGCCTGTGGCGCAAATCCGCTTCCCCGTAAGGGCCGCTTTGACTATACGAGGCGCGGGCCGTGGCTTGGCGCGAGTCGCGGTGTTTCTAAGAAATTTGGGATGGGACAGGCGTAATATGGTTGGTGGGATCTTCTCCTCGGACATGGCGATCGACCTCGGGACGGCGAACACGCTGGTCTATGTCAAAGGCAAGGGGATCGTGCTGAACGAACCCTCGGTGGTCGCCTATCACGTCAAGGACGGCAAGAAGCAGGTGCTGGCAGTCGGTGAAGACGCCAAGCTGATGCTCGGCCGGACCCCCGGCTCGATCGAAGCGATCCGCCCGATGCGCGACGGCGTCATCGCGGATTTCGACAGCGCCGAGGAAATGATCAAGCATTTCATCCGCAAGGTGCATAAGCGCTCGACCTTCTCGAAACCGAAGATCATCGTCTGCGTCCCGCATGGCGCGACCCCGGTGGAAAAGCGCGCGATCCGTCAGTCGGTTCTCTCGGCAGGTGCGCGCCGCGCCGGCCTGATCGCAGAGCCGATCGCAGCAGCCATCGGTGCCGGCATGCCGATCACCGACCCCACGGGTTCGATGGTGGTCGATATCGGCGGCGGCACGACCGAGGTGGCCGTCCTCTCGCTGGGCG contains:
- a CDS encoding 2-isopropylmalate synthase, with translation MIDKNRVLIFDTTLRDGEQSPGATMTHDEKLEIADLLDEMGVDIIEAGFPIASEGDFEAVSDIAKRAKFSTICGLARAKLPDIDRCWEAVQHAKSPRIHTFIGTSPLHRAIPNLTMDEMADVIHETVSHARNLCDNVQWSPMDATRTEHDYLCRVVEIAIKAGATTINIPDTVGYTAPVESADLIRMLLERVPGADEIIFATHCHNDLGMATANALAAVDAGARQIECTINGLGERAGNTALEEVVMAMKVRQDIMPYQTHIDTTKIMNISRRVAQVSGFPVQFNKAIVGKNAFLHESGIHQDGVLKNVETFEIMKPADIGLNEANIAMGKHSGRAALRAKLKDLGYELGDNQLKDVFVRFKALADRKKEIYDEDLIALMTDSAANTADDYLQVKWLRVVCGSDGQEAELKMLVDGEEKSSKCQGDGPVDAVFNCVKEIYPTQAKLKLYQVHAVTEGTDAQATVSVRLEEDGRIGTGAASDTDTILASVKAYVGALNRLRFRSQKTAPDADVKTVSYKL
- a CDS encoding rod shape-determining protein, giving the protein MVGGIFSSDMAIDLGTANTLVYVKGKGIVLNEPSVVAYHVKDGKKQVLAVGEDAKLMLGRTPGSIEAIRPMRDGVIADFDSAEEMIKHFIRKVHKRSTFSKPKIIVCVPHGATPVEKRAIRQSVLSAGARRAGLIAEPIAAAIGAGMPITDPTGSMVVDIGGGTTEVAVLSLGDIVYARSVRVGGDRMDEAIISYLRRNQNLLVGESTAERIKTTIGTARMPDDGRGMSLHVRGRDLLNGVPKETEITQAQVAEALSEPVQSICDAVMQALETTPPDLAADIVDRGVMLTGGGALLGELDLALREQTGLSISIADQSLNCVALGTGKALEYEKQLRHVIDYDS